A genome region from Sphingobacteriaceae bacterium GW460-11-11-14-LB5 includes the following:
- a CDS encoding GntR family transcriptional regulator: MNKEKLFNEIKDLSIINSLSKHEQLVQGIINGLNHKLIAKGDILPSVNEMMRETGFAKETIGKAYKELISRGILESKNRRGYFVATDDTEQHLKVCLLIYAFDTFQETFYQNFRDHLGENIQVDVYFHHNNLSVFESIINSNKGQYGLYVIAPIESNEAKEILEQLPKEKLLIVDRYVALKGEYSYIVQEFEKASYNAFLELAPRIKEFSEFVFFFKPSSAEPNEVLVSFKRFVKAFKINGVIKNSYESGSIAPGKVYFTIHNLELWEMLKDAKVKGLKVGKDLGILSHNDDNVKEIIFDGITTFSIDFAHMGRLAAEFVLSLKPIKHIMENKLIRRNSL, from the coding sequence ATGAATAAGGAAAAGCTGTTCAATGAAATCAAGGATTTGAGCATCATAAATTCTTTATCGAAACACGAACAACTTGTACAGGGAATCATCAATGGCCTAAACCATAAACTGATTGCCAAGGGAGATATTCTGCCTTCGGTTAACGAAATGATGAGGGAAACAGGTTTTGCCAAAGAAACAATTGGCAAGGCATATAAAGAACTGATCAGCAGGGGGATTTTAGAATCGAAAAACAGAAGAGGGTATTTTGTGGCGACCGATGATACTGAACAACACCTTAAAGTTTGTTTATTAATTTATGCATTCGATACTTTTCAGGAAACTTTTTACCAGAACTTCCGCGACCATTTAGGCGAAAATATTCAGGTTGATGTGTACTTCCATCACAATAATTTAAGTGTTTTCGAATCGATCATCAACAGCAATAAAGGCCAGTATGGTTTATATGTTATTGCACCGATAGAAAGTAACGAAGCCAAAGAAATATTAGAACAGTTACCAAAAGAAAAACTACTCATTGTAGACCGGTATGTAGCCTTAAAAGGCGAATATTCGTACATTGTTCAGGAGTTTGAGAAAGCTTCATACAATGCTTTTCTGGAATTGGCACCCCGGATAAAAGAATTTTCAGAGTTTGTTTTCTTTTTTAAACCATCATCTGCTGAGCCTAACGAAGTGCTGGTTTCCTTTAAACGTTTCGTAAAAGCGTTTAAGATTAATGGCGTAATTAAAAACAGTTATGAATCTGGCAGTATTGCGCCTGGCAAAGTATATTTTACCATCCACAACCTCGAGCTTTGGGAAATGTTAAAAGATGCCAAGGTAAAAGGTTTAAAGGTGGGCAAAGATTTAGGTATTCTTTCGCATAATGATGATAACGTTAAAGAGATCATATTTGACGGAATCACCACATTTTCAATCGATTTTGCGCATATGGGCCGTTTGGCTGCAGAATTTGTACTCAGCTTAAAACCCATCAAACACATCATGGAAAATAAACTGATCAGAAGGAATTCTCTTTAG
- a CDS encoding glycoside hydrolase has translation MYKKQLIFITLCSFFIGKNAAAQQQPLTLWYDKPAKIWEETLPLGNGKLGMTPDGGITREHIVLNDITLWSGGKQDANNYEAYKSLPKIRQLILEGKNDEAQELVNRDFVCKGQGSGGANWGKYQTLGNLQLDFDYPGVKNVSPQTYKRSLSLDKAVAVSEFTLDGVKYKREYFCSFDDDVNVIRITADQPKKLNCNISISRSEKATLASEGNELLMFGQLDNGTDGKGMKYLSRVSTQLKDGTVTNEGNIIKVKNATELIIYVAAETDFKHADFETRVKQVLQNAKKKAYSLELADHTSKFGKLFNRLKINLGEGAAAKLPTDVRLERFYKDYKNDVSLSALFFQFGRYLSISSTRVGLLPPNLQGLWANQINTPWNGDYHLDVNVQMNHWAIEPANLSELNLPLAELVRNLTGPGAKTAKAYYNADGWIAHVITNVWGFTEPGESASWGASNAGSGWLCSNLWDHFAYSRDLKYLKSIYPILKGSAAFYQSALVKDPKTGWLVTSPSVSPENTFYLPNGKTASISMGPTIDNQIVRELFNHVITAAKLLKTDAAFSASLQEKLKSIPPIGVISKDGRIQEWLEDYKETDPQHRHISHLYGVYPAGLITPTATPALAEAAKKTLEVRGDDGPSWSIAYKQLFWARLQDGNRAFKLFREILKPTLRTDINYGAGGGVYPNMLSAGPPFQIDGNFGASAAIAEMLIQSHDGFIELLPAIPDAWKGFGEIKGLKARGNFTVDINWKDGKITHYSIASATPQKVKLKMNGKLTEIMSTKIK, from the coding sequence ATGTATAAAAAGCAACTTATTTTTATTACACTATGCTCGTTTTTTATCGGTAAAAATGCCGCTGCCCAACAGCAACCTTTAACATTATGGTACGATAAACCGGCCAAAATCTGGGAAGAAACCCTTCCTTTAGGTAATGGTAAACTCGGCATGACACCAGATGGCGGAATTACCAGGGAGCATATTGTATTGAACGATATTACCTTGTGGAGCGGCGGAAAACAAGATGCCAACAATTACGAAGCCTACAAAAGTTTGCCCAAAATCAGGCAGCTGATATTGGAAGGAAAAAATGATGAGGCCCAGGAATTGGTTAACCGCGATTTTGTTTGCAAAGGGCAGGGATCGGGTGGCGCAAACTGGGGTAAATACCAAACCCTTGGAAACCTTCAGCTCGATTTTGATTACCCAGGCGTAAAAAATGTAAGTCCACAGACCTATAAAAGATCTTTATCCTTAGATAAAGCCGTTGCAGTGTCCGAATTTACGCTCGATGGCGTAAAATACAAAAGAGAATATTTCTGCAGTTTTGATGATGATGTTAACGTAATCAGGATCACGGCAGATCAGCCTAAAAAACTGAACTGCAATATTTCCATTAGCAGGTCTGAAAAAGCAACATTAGCCAGCGAAGGTAATGAACTGCTGATGTTTGGTCAACTCGATAACGGCACTGATGGTAAGGGGATGAAATACCTGAGCCGCGTAAGCACTCAATTGAAAGATGGTACAGTAACAAATGAAGGCAATATCATCAAAGTAAAAAATGCAACTGAGCTGATTATTTACGTTGCGGCAGAAACCGATTTTAAACATGCCGATTTTGAAACGAGGGTAAAACAAGTTTTACAAAACGCTAAAAAGAAGGCCTACAGCTTGGAACTGGCCGACCATACCTCAAAATTTGGTAAACTTTTCAACAGGTTAAAAATCAATTTAGGAGAGGGCGCAGCCGCCAAACTGCCAACAGATGTAAGGTTAGAGCGCTTCTATAAAGATTACAAAAATGATGTTTCATTAAGCGCTTTGTTCTTCCAGTTTGGTCGCTATTTAAGCATCAGCAGTACAAGGGTAGGGCTTTTGCCACCAAACCTTCAGGGCTTATGGGCAAACCAGATTAATACCCCATGGAATGGCGATTACCACTTAGATGTAAACGTACAGATGAATCATTGGGCTATTGAGCCCGCCAACCTTTCGGAGTTAAACCTTCCACTGGCTGAATTGGTAAGAAATTTAACCGGTCCTGGTGCAAAAACCGCAAAAGCCTATTACAATGCCGATGGATGGATTGCCCACGTAATTACGAATGTATGGGGATTTACAGAGCCTGGCGAAAGTGCTTCTTGGGGCGCTTCAAATGCAGGTTCGGGCTGGTTATGCAGCAATTTATGGGATCATTTTGCCTATAGCCGCGATTTAAAATACCTGAAAAGCATTTACCCGATTTTGAAAGGATCAGCAGCATTTTATCAAAGCGCCTTAGTGAAAGATCCAAAAACGGGTTGGTTGGTTACTTCACCCTCGGTATCGCCAGAGAATACCTTCTACCTTCCGAACGGAAAAACTGCGAGTATTTCGATGGGACCAACGATCGATAACCAGATTGTGAGAGAACTTTTTAACCACGTAATTACAGCCGCTAAACTGCTTAAAACTGATGCAGCCTTTAGTGCATCATTACAGGAAAAATTAAAATCTATTCCACCAATAGGTGTAATCAGTAAAGACGGACGCATACAGGAATGGCTGGAAGATTATAAAGAAACCGATCCTCAGCACCGTCATATCTCACATTTATACGGGGTTTATCCTGCCGGATTAATTACCCCAACGGCTACGCCCGCACTTGCGGAGGCGGCAAAGAAAACGCTTGAAGTAAGGGGAGATGACGGGCCAAGTTGGTCAATTGCTTATAAACAGTTATTTTGGGCAAGACTACAGGATGGAAACCGGGCTTTTAAACTGTTTAGAGAGATTTTAAAACCTACATTACGAACAGATATTAATTACGGCGCTGGCGGAGGTGTTTATCCAAATATGTTATCGGCCGGGCCGCCATTTCAGATTGATGGTAATTTTGGTGCATCGGCAGCTATTGCAGAAATGCTGATCCAAAGCCATGATGGTTTTATCGAACTGTTACCTGCTATTCCCGATGCCTGGAAAGGTTTTGGTGAAATTAAAGGATTAAAAGCCAGAGGTAATTTTACGGTTGATATAAATTGGAAAGATGGTAAAATTACCCATTACAGCATCGCTTCGGCCACCCCACAAAAGGTAAAGCTAAAAATGAATGGAAAATTAACCGAGATAATGTCGACCAAAATTAAATAA
- a CDS encoding alpha-galactosidase gives MRSASAIVINYGKAGKIDYNLKTGTFQVLNGTTQLLSNGFSQAGYQKKMLSSTDYRQISYTKTAIKDGFGNGFKHVFLLKQAGLPNMQQVFYTYSGLDYFMISLTLQGVDLSINHMVPLSGNLTDREVSDVPTSLFVPFDNDTFISYHAVPLKANTSNPSAEVTALYHDQSRNGFIIGSIEHSNWKTGIITAADSDKKIAIQAICGYTEENITRDKIEHGYLKGNSISSARVFFGAFADWRSGMENYAKANRIAEPPIVFKWKAGTPVGWNSWGVMQEKITLEKANQVVDFFADSLKTFRSGGVAYIDLDSYWDNLLKGGLTGDYSKLKAFVDYAKSKGLKPGIYWAPFVDWGFAGGGNRKAEGSNYTFGEMWTKVGSGYHDIDGARALDPTHPGTQQRMAAVIKKFMECGFEMIKIDFLGHAAIESDHFYDPNITTGMQAYKVGMEFLLKQLDHKMLVYAAISPSLASARYIHMRRIACDAFKSIKDTEYTLNGLSNGWWQTYLYDYIDADHVVFSDQSDGENTARFLSAIVTGTCINGDDFSKQGKWSSTAQRLLNNTEILQVLQDGKAFVPVEGNRAKLASPLFVKQVGNVKYLAIFNYNDKTKPFKLDFSRIGLNKDEVYNAQNLLTHKTEDLKNNQALNLAGKDATMIKITLKK, from the coding sequence ATGCGGTCTGCATCTGCCATTGTAATCAATTATGGTAAAGCTGGAAAAATAGACTACAACCTTAAAACCGGCACTTTCCAGGTTTTAAATGGCACTACGCAACTCTTATCAAATGGTTTTTCTCAGGCAGGATATCAGAAAAAGATGCTCAGTTCAACAGATTACCGGCAAATTAGCTATACCAAAACGGCTATTAAAGATGGTTTTGGAAATGGATTTAAACATGTTTTCCTGTTGAAACAAGCTGGTTTGCCTAATATGCAGCAGGTTTTTTATACCTACTCAGGTCTGGATTATTTTATGATAAGCCTTACTTTACAAGGGGTTGATTTATCCATCAACCACATGGTGCCTTTAAGCGGAAATTTAACCGACCGGGAGGTTTCAGACGTACCCACCAGTTTATTCGTGCCGTTTGATAACGATACCTTTATTTCTTACCATGCTGTTCCACTGAAGGCCAATACGAGCAATCCGAGTGCAGAGGTTACCGCTTTATACCACGATCAATCCAGAAATGGTTTTATCATCGGATCTATAGAACACAGCAACTGGAAAACAGGCATCATTACCGCCGCAGATAGCGACAAAAAAATAGCTATACAGGCCATTTGTGGTTATACTGAAGAAAACATCACCCGCGATAAAATTGAACATGGTTATTTAAAAGGCAATTCGATCAGTTCTGCCAGAGTATTTTTTGGTGCTTTTGCCGATTGGCGTTCGGGCATGGAAAACTATGCAAAGGCTAACCGCATAGCAGAACCGCCTATTGTTTTTAAATGGAAAGCCGGAACTCCTGTAGGCTGGAACAGTTGGGGGGTAATGCAAGAGAAAATAACACTCGAAAAGGCCAATCAGGTAGTCGATTTTTTTGCTGATAGCCTAAAAACCTTCAGAAGTGGTGGTGTGGCTTATATCGACCTCGATTCTTATTGGGATAACCTGCTGAAAGGAGGCTTAACAGGCGACTACTCCAAACTAAAAGCCTTTGTTGATTATGCAAAATCGAAAGGATTAAAACCCGGGATTTATTGGGCACCTTTTGTTGACTGGGGATTTGCCGGAGGGGGGAATCGTAAGGCAGAAGGCAGCAATTATACATTTGGCGAGATGTGGACCAAGGTTGGCTCAGGTTACCACGATATAGATGGAGCAAGGGCCTTAGATCCAACACATCCGGGTACACAGCAACGCATGGCTGCCGTTATCAAAAAGTTTATGGAATGTGGTTTTGAAATGATTAAAATCGACTTCTTAGGTCACGCAGCAATAGAATCCGATCATTTTTACGATCCCAACATTACCACCGGAATGCAGGCTTATAAAGTAGGCATGGAATTTTTATTAAAACAGCTGGATCATAAAATGCTGGTTTACGCAGCCATATCGCCAAGTTTAGCTTCTGCACGGTACATACACATGCGCAGAATAGCCTGCGATGCTTTTAAATCGATAAAAGATACAGAGTATACTTTAAACGGCCTGAGCAATGGCTGGTGGCAAACCTATCTTTACGATTATATCGATGCCGACCATGTGGTATTCTCTGATCAATCTGATGGGGAAAATACGGCTAGATTTCTATCCGCAATCGTTACAGGGACTTGCATCAATGGCGATGATTTTTCCAAACAAGGAAAATGGAGCAGTACCGCTCAGCGTTTATTGAACAATACCGAAATTCTTCAGGTGTTACAGGATGGAAAAGCTTTTGTTCCGGTAGAAGGGAACAGGGCTAAACTGGCCTCACCACTTTTTGTAAAACAGGTTGGAAATGTAAAATACCTGGCCATATTTAATTATAACGATAAAACAAAACCTTTTAAGTTAGATTTTTCGAGGATTGGTTTAAACAAAGATGAGGTGTACAACGCCCAAAATTTACTCACACATAAAACAGAAGATTTAAAAAACAACCAGGCTCTGAATTTAGCTGGAAAAGATGCCACTATGATTAAAATAACACTAAAAAAATAA
- a CDS encoding RagB/SusD family nutrient uptake outer membrane protein — protein MKKYFTYSCIVLVLCSMVSCKKYLDVTPDDIGTLDYAFRNRNEAENYLYSCYAYLQRMNDVASNPSFTTSSELIYSNTLDNFQGFNRTGFNLLRGTQTAAKPGLNTWDGEEGSYSLWRSIRICNIMLENIDKPIDLGATEKKRWTAETKFLKAYYHYVLFKMYGPIPLIKNNLAINSTTDEVRIKRAPVNETVDYIISLLDEAIPDLPAVITSQATELGRVTSVIALSVKADVLTTAASPLFNGNPDYVSFKDKDGVSLFPAAYDAQKWKKAADAAKVAITAAEAQGIKLYTFNSPSTVGKLSDSLKRELDVQNAVAERWELNPEIIWASNPEFNYQGFATPRLTAKSAVNNFSNPSTFSAPISTQELFYTVNGVPITEDKTWDYAGRNTIKAGDNASRYYIQQGYETIKGHFARETRFYADIAFDGGIWFGNGRNNQDDPANPLYYVSARGSGFAAPSDNIRLNITGYWPKKLVSYASVYDDGFQPSAFRLPLIRLAGLYLLYAEALNEVNGPTAEVFTYVDKVRQRAGLQGVQASWTNFSKNPNKFNTKEGLRQIIHQERRIELCFEGQSGWDLRRWKELQAVLNNPIQGWSINNAEAVNYYRPTTQFIPVFGLKDYLWPIKSYDLVVNPNLVQNPYW, from the coding sequence ATAAAAAAATATTTCACATACAGTTGCATTGTTTTAGTGCTTTGCAGCATGGTATCCTGTAAAAAGTACCTGGATGTAACACCTGATGATATTGGTACGCTTGATTATGCCTTCAGAAACAGAAATGAAGCCGAAAACTACCTGTATTCGTGTTATGCCTATCTGCAACGGATGAACGATGTGGCTTCAAATCCAAGTTTTACCACTTCATCAGAACTGATTTACTCGAATACACTTGATAATTTTCAAGGTTTTAACCGAACAGGCTTTAATTTATTGAGAGGAACACAAACGGCTGCAAAACCAGGACTAAACACCTGGGATGGAGAAGAAGGAAGTTACAGCCTCTGGCGCTCCATCAGGATCTGTAACATTATGCTCGAGAATATCGATAAGCCTATTGATTTAGGTGCTACCGAAAAGAAACGCTGGACAGCAGAAACTAAATTTTTAAAGGCCTACTATCATTATGTGTTATTTAAAATGTATGGTCCAATACCACTAATTAAAAACAATTTAGCCATAAACAGTACCACTGACGAGGTAAGGATTAAAAGAGCTCCGGTAAATGAAACGGTAGATTATATCATTTCACTATTAGATGAGGCTATTCCTGATCTACCTGCAGTGATTACAAGTCAGGCAACTGAGTTGGGCAGGGTAACCAGTGTAATTGCACTTTCGGTAAAGGCTGATGTATTAACTACAGCGGCAAGTCCGCTTTTTAACGGCAATCCTGATTATGTGAGTTTTAAAGATAAAGATGGTGTTAGCCTTTTCCCTGCAGCTTATGATGCGCAGAAATGGAAGAAAGCGGCTGATGCGGCGAAAGTTGCCATTACCGCTGCCGAAGCACAAGGAATTAAATTGTATACCTTCAATTCGCCATCAACAGTGGGCAAATTATCCGATTCGTTAAAAAGAGAATTAGATGTACAGAATGCTGTAGCAGAAAGGTGGGAGTTGAATCCGGAAATCATTTGGGCATCAAACCCGGAATTTAATTATCAAGGATTTGCAACGCCTAGGCTCACGGCAAAATCTGCGGTCAATAATTTTTCCAATCCTTCTACTTTTTCGGCTCCAATAAGTACCCAAGAACTTTTTTATACAGTTAACGGGGTGCCGATTACGGAAGATAAAACCTGGGATTATGCCGGCAGGAATACCATTAAAGCTGGCGACAATGCCAGCAGATATTACATTCAGCAGGGTTACGAAACGATAAAAGGCCATTTCGCCCGCGAAACCCGTTTTTACGCAGATATTGCTTTTGACGGAGGTATCTGGTTTGGAAATGGAAGAAATAATCAGGACGACCCGGCTAATCCTTTGTATTATGTATCAGCAAGAGGTAGCGGATTTGCGGCACCAAGTGATAACATCAGGTTAAATATTACGGGTTATTGGCCTAAAAAACTGGTTAGTTATGCATCTGTTTATGATGATGGTTTTCAACCTTCAGCCTTCCGTTTGCCTTTGATCAGATTGGCTGGATTATATTTACTATATGCAGAAGCATTAAACGAGGTGAATGGGCCTACCGCAGAAGTGTTTACTTATGTGGATAAAGTGAGGCAAAGAGCTGGTTTACAAGGTGTACAAGCCTCGTGGACAAACTTTTCCAAAAATCCGAATAAATTTAATACCAAAGAAGGGTTGCGACAGATTATCCACCAGGAAAGAAGAATTGAGCTTTGTTTTGAAGGTCAGAGCGGCTGGGATTTAAGAAGATGGAAAGAACTTCAGGCGGTTTTAAATAATCCGATCCAAGGCTGGAGTATAAACAATGCAGAAGCGGTGAATTACTATCGTCCAACTACACAGTTTATCCCGGTATTTGGTTTAAAAGATTATTTATGGCCAATAAAAAGCTACGATCTGGTGGTAAATCCAAACTTAGTTCAAAATCCTTATTGGTAG
- a CDS encoding SusC/RagA family TonB-linked outer membrane protein has translation MKQLFLFCGHLSVSNRLRNAMILTGSVLVFFLIFMPAEGFSQTGKKTITGKVTDTLGVGLPGVTVAVVNKVNVGTQTDNNGKFVLDVTPGEILRFSYVGYREQRATVGAANVLNIKLTEENMLSEEVVITALGQKQRKEALVGSVTTVKVGNLKIPSSNLTNALSGQIAGVIGYQRSGQPGQDNSQFFIRGVTTFGYKQDPLILIDNVELSASDLARLQVDDIESFSILKDASATALYGARGANGVILVSTKSGKEGKAKISFRLENSASQSVKSLQLADPITYMKLFNEASIGRGMDPMFTPNQIINTQATINKSPGYNEYVYPAVDWLDMLFKKRTSTQRANIGISGGGGVARYYIAGSYNLDNGILKEDERNNNDNNVKFRNYQLRSNINIDLSKTTEMVVRLSGNFSEYNGPLATDGGFSTDLYNIAVHTSPVSFPAFYPADAANQNAQHILFGNRGGAGVNSILDNNPYAAMLRGHKNSSESRMSAQFEVNQKLDFFTEGLSFKSIFSTNRYSYFDSQRAYSPFYYNIGSYDKQSNTYVLNWLNSSVTGGAPNIAQEYLSYNPGNTNINTFLYAQASLNYDKSFGNHNVSGTLIGTAQQTVYSNASSLQNSLPYRNLGLAGRLTYSYKSRYFLESNFGYNGSERFSEDHRFGFFPTIGAGWVLSNEKFWTGGIANVVNRLKLRGSYGIVGNDAIGAQRFFYISEVNLNGGGNYAQFGFNGASNRSGVFINNYENKDVTWETSQQTNLALEATLFKNLNLIAEVYNNYRYDIYMARANLPSTLGLEASVGANVGEARSRGIDLSLDYKFNVNAFSFAVRSNLTFAKNKYINYEEPQWAESYRYTTGQPISRNFGYIAERLFVDDKEVQNSPTQIFSANGKAPRAGDIKYRDLNNDGRIDDADKAYIGFPQSPEVVYGFGFSSSYKGFDLSAFFTGQDRMTFFIDPTRVSPFVPSNQQYILGNTQLLKDFAENHWSPENQNLYALYPRLAVNAADLENNAQTSTWWMRNGRLMRLKSVEFGYTLPQRISTKIKLNSCRIYFNGLNLLTWSPFKMWDPEQGGNGFAYPIQKVFNVGLNVTL, from the coding sequence ATGAAGCAATTATTTTTGTTTTGTGGGCACTTATCGGTGTCCAACAGGTTAAGAAATGCAATGATATTGACGGGTTCGGTTCTTGTATTTTTCCTGATTTTTATGCCTGCTGAAGGTTTTTCTCAAACGGGAAAGAAAACCATTACGGGTAAGGTTACAGATACACTTGGGGTAGGGCTGCCCGGGGTAACGGTAGCTGTTGTTAATAAGGTTAATGTGGGTACACAGACCGATAATAACGGAAAGTTTGTACTTGATGTAACACCTGGAGAAATACTTCGGTTTTCTTATGTGGGATACAGGGAGCAAAGGGCCACAGTTGGTGCAGCGAATGTGCTGAACATTAAATTAACTGAAGAAAATATGTTATCTGAAGAGGTCGTAATTACCGCCTTAGGACAGAAACAACGTAAAGAAGCTTTGGTTGGTTCGGTAACAACGGTAAAAGTTGGCAACCTTAAAATACCATCAAGTAACCTGACCAATGCGCTTTCAGGCCAGATAGCAGGTGTAATCGGGTACCAGCGTAGCGGACAGCCCGGGCAGGATAACTCGCAGTTTTTTATTCGTGGGGTAACTACTTTTGGTTATAAACAAGATCCGCTTATTTTAATTGATAACGTAGAGCTGAGTGCTTCAGATTTAGCACGCTTACAAGTTGACGATATTGAAAGCTTTTCTATCTTGAAAGATGCAAGTGCTACGGCATTGTATGGTGCAAGGGGTGCAAATGGTGTTATTTTAGTGAGCACCAAATCGGGTAAAGAAGGCAAAGCCAAAATAAGCTTCCGGTTAGAAAATTCTGCTTCTCAATCGGTAAAGAGCCTGCAGCTTGCTGATCCGATTACTTACATGAAACTTTTTAACGAAGCATCAATTGGCAGAGGCATGGACCCCATGTTTACACCTAACCAGATTATTAATACACAGGCTACAATAAATAAAAGTCCTGGTTATAACGAATACGTTTATCCAGCCGTAGATTGGTTAGACATGTTATTTAAAAAACGGACCAGTACACAACGGGCCAATATTGGCATTAGTGGCGGTGGTGGCGTGGCCCGTTATTATATTGCAGGTTCTTACAATTTAGATAATGGTATACTTAAAGAGGATGAGCGGAATAACAACGATAATAATGTAAAATTCCGCAATTACCAATTACGCTCTAATATTAATATCGATTTAAGTAAAACCACCGAAATGGTAGTCCGCCTGTCGGGTAATTTTAGCGAATATAATGGACCTCTGGCAACAGATGGGGGTTTTTCGACCGATTTATATAATATCGCTGTACATACCAGTCCGGTTTCTTTTCCGGCATTTTATCCGGCCGATGCCGCCAACCAAAATGCGCAACATATTCTTTTTGGAAATAGAGGTGGAGCAGGTGTAAACAGTATTTTGGATAACAACCCTTACGCTGCGATGTTACGCGGACATAAAAACTCTTCTGAATCGCGCATGTCGGCACAGTTTGAAGTCAATCAGAAGTTAGATTTCTTTACCGAAGGCCTTTCCTTTAAATCTATTTTTAGTACCAACAGGTATTCGTATTTCGATTCGCAAAGGGCATACTCTCCATTTTATTATAATATTGGTTCTTACGATAAGCAAAGTAATACCTATGTTTTAAACTGGCTTAATTCATCGGTAACGGGCGGTGCGCCAAACATTGCACAAGAATACCTGTCTTATAATCCAGGTAATACCAATATCAATACTTTTTTATATGCACAGGCATCATTAAATTATGATAAATCTTTCGGTAATCATAATGTTAGTGGAACCTTAATTGGTACGGCACAACAAACCGTTTACAGTAACGCCAGTTCCCTGCAGAATTCGCTTCCTTACCGGAATTTGGGTTTAGCCGGACGCTTAACCTATTCTTATAAAAGCCGGTATTTTTTAGAATCTAATTTTGGTTATAATGGGTCTGAACGGTTTTCAGAAGACCATCGTTTTGGTTTCTTTCCAACTATTGGTGCCGGATGGGTGCTCTCTAACGAGAAATTTTGGACCGGTGGAATTGCCAACGTGGTTAACCGCTTAAAATTAAGAGGTAGTTATGGTATTGTGGGTAACGATGCCATTGGTGCACAACGTTTCTTCTATATCTCAGAAGTAAATTTAAATGGCGGCGGAAATTATGCCCAATTTGGGTTTAATGGCGCTTCTAACCGCAGTGGGGTATTCATCAATAATTACGAAAATAAAGATGTTACCTGGGAAACATCACAACAAACCAATTTGGCCTTAGAAGCTACGCTTTTCAAAAACTTGAATTTAATTGCTGAAGTATATAATAATTATCGCTATGATATCTATATGGCTCGTGCCAACCTGCCTAGCACTTTGGGTTTAGAAGCCAGTGTAGGTGCCAATGTGGGTGAGGCCAGATCGAGAGGGATCGATTTATCGTTAGATTATAAGTTTAATGTGAATGCATTTTCTTTCGCCGTACGCTCTAATTTAACTTTCGCCAAAAACAAATACATTAATTATGAAGAACCGCAATGGGCAGAGTCTTACCGTTATACCACCGGACAGCCCATTAGCAGAAATTTTGGTTATATAGCCGAACGCCTGTTTGTTGATGATAAAGAAGTACAAAACTCGCCAACACAGATTTTCTCTGCAAATGGTAAAGCACCACGAGCGGGTGATATTAAGTACCGCGATTTAAATAACGATGGTAGAATTGATGATGCTGATAAAGCTTATATCGGTTTCCCTCAATCTCCTGAAGTGGTATATGGCTTTGGTTTCAGTTCATCATACAAAGGTTTCGATCTTTCTGCCTTTTTTACCGGACAGGATAGGATGACTTTCTTTATCGATCCAACCCGGGTAAGTCCTTTTGTGCCGAGCAATCAGCAATATATTCTAGGTAATACTCAATTATTGAAAGATTTTGCAGAGAATCACTGGTCGCCGGAAAACCAGAATTTATATGCGCTTTATCCAAGGCTTGCTGTTAATGCTGCCGATTTAGAAAATAATGCACAAACGAGCACCTGGTGGATGAGAAATGGCCGCTTAATGCGCTTGAAATCTGTAGAATTTGGATATACCCTGCCTCAGCGCATTTCTACTAAAATAAAGCTGAATTCCTGCCGGATTTATTTCAACGGGCTAAACCTGCTTACCTGGAGTCCTTTTAAAATGTGGGATCCGGAGCAAGGTGGAAACGGTTTTGCCTATCCAATACAAAAGGTATTCAATGTTGGTCTTAACGTAACCTTATAA